Proteins from a genomic interval of Aquabacterium sp. J223:
- the murD gene encoding UDP-N-acetylmuramoyl-L-alanine--D-glutamate ligase, whose protein sequence is MLQGKHVLVLGLGDSGLAMARWCARLGAASVRVWDSREAAPKDDDLKRELPQARRLHGALDLAALLDGGERIDAIFKSPGLSPRDERLAALLKGATDRGLWVAGELELFARALAALAAAHGYAPKVLAITGTNGKTTTTALTGLLCERAGARVALAGNIGPSLLDTLAAALDAQGLSLDAPAAPAADEAPDDEEPDDDALGAELALVEDETALVDEPEPEVAAELAADEAAHAERPLPIAPPPPPPPVFEHLPEVWVLELSSFQLDGVRGFEPHAAAVLNITQDHLDWHGDMAAYAAAKGRVFGERGMLVINRDDAAVEALVPPPVVVKGARGRPGRTVSREVVRFGLDAPRAPGDFGLVVEGGMAWLVQALPSEDDGGKGRGRKAAVPAEDLHIRRLMPADALRLRGRHNAANALAALALATSTGLPLAPMLHGLREYRGEPHRVEYLATVNGIEAYDDSKGTNVGATVAAIDGLGADRAPAKLALILGGDGKGQDFAPLVEPLRRHARAVALIGRDAEALASVLSALDLPLQRHGSLPDAVRWCFAQARSGDAVLLSPACASLDMFRDYAHRAQVFADEVQAIAAEHGEALA, encoded by the coding sequence CAGCGTCCGGGTGTGGGATTCGCGGGAGGCGGCGCCGAAGGACGACGACCTGAAGCGCGAACTGCCGCAAGCCCGGCGCCTGCACGGCGCGCTGGACCTGGCCGCGCTTCTCGACGGCGGCGAGCGCATCGACGCCATCTTCAAGAGCCCCGGCCTGTCGCCGCGCGACGAACGCCTCGCGGCGCTGCTGAAGGGCGCCACCGACCGCGGCCTGTGGGTGGCCGGCGAACTGGAGCTCTTCGCCCGCGCGCTGGCCGCGCTGGCCGCCGCGCACGGCTACGCGCCCAAGGTGCTGGCGATCACCGGCACCAACGGCAAGACCACCACCACCGCGCTCACCGGCCTGCTGTGCGAACGCGCCGGGGCCCGCGTGGCGCTGGCCGGCAACATCGGGCCGTCGCTGCTGGACACGCTGGCCGCCGCGCTGGACGCGCAGGGCCTGTCGCTGGACGCACCGGCCGCGCCCGCCGCCGACGAGGCGCCCGACGACGAGGAGCCCGACGACGACGCCCTCGGCGCCGAACTGGCGCTGGTGGAAGACGAGACGGCGCTGGTCGACGAGCCCGAGCCCGAGGTCGCCGCCGAACTGGCCGCCGACGAGGCCGCGCACGCCGAGCGGCCGCTGCCCATCGCCCCGCCACCGCCACCGCCGCCGGTGTTCGAGCACCTGCCCGAGGTCTGGGTGCTGGAGCTGTCCAGCTTCCAGCTCGACGGCGTGCGCGGCTTCGAGCCGCACGCCGCCGCGGTGCTCAACATCACGCAGGACCACCTGGACTGGCATGGCGACATGGCGGCCTACGCCGCGGCCAAGGGCCGCGTCTTCGGCGAGCGCGGCATGCTGGTGATCAACCGCGACGACGCGGCGGTCGAGGCGCTGGTGCCGCCGCCGGTGGTGGTCAAGGGCGCGCGCGGCCGGCCCGGCCGCACCGTGTCGCGGGAGGTGGTCCGCTTCGGCCTCGACGCGCCGCGCGCGCCGGGCGACTTCGGCCTGGTCGTCGAAGGCGGCATGGCCTGGCTGGTGCAGGCGCTGCCGTCGGAGGACGACGGCGGCAAGGGCCGGGGCCGCAAGGCCGCGGTGCCGGCCGAGGACCTGCACATCCGCCGCCTGATGCCCGCCGACGCGCTGCGCCTGCGCGGGCGCCACAACGCGGCCAATGCGCTGGCCGCGCTGGCCCTGGCCACCAGCACCGGCCTGCCGCTGGCGCCGATGCTGCACGGCCTGCGCGAGTACCGCGGCGAGCCGCACCGCGTCGAGTACCTGGCCACGGTGAACGGCATCGAGGCCTACGACGACAGCAAGGGCACCAACGTCGGCGCCACGGTGGCGGCCATCGACGGCCTCGGCGCCGACCGCGCTCCGGCGAAGCTGGCGCTCATCCTCGGCGGCGACGGCAAGGGGCAGGACTTCGCGCCGCTGGTCGAGCCGCTGCGCCGGCATGCGCGGGCGGTGGCGCTCATCGGCCGCGACGCCGAGGCCCTCGCGTCGGTGCTGTCGGCGCTCGACCTGCCGCTGCAGCGCCACGGGTCGCTGCCCGACGCGGTGCGCTGGTGCTTCGCGCAGGCCCGGTCGGGCGATGCGGTGCTGCTCAGCCCCGCCTGCGCCAGCCTGGACATGTTCCGCGACTACGCGCACCGCGCGCAGGTGTTCGCCGACGAGGTGCAGGCCATCGCTGCCGAGCACGGGGAGGCCTTGGCATGA
- the ftsW gene encoding putative lipid II flippase FtsW, whose product MSGAVATRLQGLAGWLGRLKPGRRDEDGPVPIRDWVGAPAAGQPARLLGFDQALVAVTVALLALGLVMVYSASIALPDNPRFARYAPTHFLSRHALSLSLAFVAAVVVVQIPIATWEKWAPWFFVSALALLVLVLIPHIGKGVNGARRWIPLGVLNFQPSEWAKLATALYAASYMVRKMDARENFFRAVTPMAVALGLTGILLLAEPDMGAFMVIAAIALGILFLGGVNGRMFFLSVAVLVGAFVLMIVFSEFRRQRIFAYLDPWNPAYAQGKAYQLTHSLIALGRGELFGQGLGSSVEKLHYLPEAHTDFLLAVVGEELGFVGVACVIAAFFWLTRRIFHIGRQAIALDRVFAGLMTQGIGTWLGGQAFINMGVNLGLLPTKGLTLPLMSYGGSAIVLNLIALAIVLRVDIENRALMRGGRT is encoded by the coding sequence ATGAGCGGTGCGGTCGCCACCCGCCTGCAGGGCCTCGCCGGCTGGCTCGGCCGGCTCAAGCCCGGCCGCCGCGACGAGGACGGCCCGGTGCCCATCCGCGACTGGGTGGGGGCGCCCGCGGCCGGCCAGCCGGCGCGGCTGCTCGGCTTCGACCAGGCGCTGGTGGCGGTGACGGTGGCGCTGCTGGCGCTGGGCCTGGTGATGGTCTATTCGGCCTCCATCGCGCTGCCGGACAACCCGCGCTTCGCCCGCTACGCGCCCACCCACTTCCTGAGCCGCCATGCGCTGTCGCTGAGCCTGGCCTTCGTCGCCGCGGTGGTGGTGGTGCAGATCCCGATCGCCACCTGGGAGAAGTGGGCGCCCTGGTTCTTCGTCTCGGCCCTGGCGCTGCTGGTGCTGGTGCTCATCCCGCACATCGGCAAGGGGGTCAACGGCGCCCGGCGCTGGATTCCGCTCGGCGTGCTGAACTTCCAGCCCAGCGAGTGGGCCAAGCTGGCCACCGCGCTCTACGCCGCCAGCTACATGGTGCGCAAGATGGACGCGCGGGAGAACTTCTTCCGCGCGGTGACGCCGATGGCCGTGGCGCTGGGCCTCACCGGCATCCTGCTGCTGGCCGAGCCCGACATGGGCGCCTTCATGGTCATCGCCGCCATCGCGCTGGGCATCCTCTTCCTCGGCGGCGTCAACGGGCGGATGTTCTTCCTCAGCGTGGCGGTGCTGGTCGGCGCCTTCGTGCTGATGATCGTCTTCAGCGAGTTCCGCCGGCAGCGCATCTTCGCCTACCTCGACCCGTGGAACCCGGCCTACGCGCAGGGCAAGGCCTACCAGCTGACGCATTCGCTGATCGCACTCGGCCGTGGCGAGCTGTTCGGCCAGGGCCTGGGCTCCAGCGTGGAGAAGCTGCACTACCTGCCCGAGGCGCACACCGACTTCCTGCTCGCGGTGGTGGGCGAAGAACTGGGCTTCGTCGGCGTGGCCTGCGTCATCGCCGCCTTCTTCTGGCTGACGCGGCGCATCTTCCACATCGGCCGCCAGGCCATCGCGCTCGACCGGGTGTTCGCCGGGCTGATGACGCAGGGCATCGGCACCTGGCTCGGCGGGCAGGCCTTCATCAACATGGGCGTGAACCTGGGGCTGCTGCCGACCAAGGGGCTGACGTTGCCGCTGATGAGCTACGGCGGGTCGGCCATCGTGCTCAACCTGATCGCGCTGGCGATCGTGCTGCGGGTGGACATCGAGAACCGCGCGCTGATGCGGGGTGGCAGAACATGA
- the murG gene encoding undecaprenyldiphospho-muramoylpentapeptide beta-N-acetylglucosaminyltransferase, producing MSRHLVIMAAGTGGHIIPGLAVATEMQQRGWSVSWLGTPAGMEHRLVPPTGIPVDAIGFAGLRGKGVRHTLQGARQLLKAFGEARRILQRRAADAVLGMGGYVCVPGGVMARLARKPLMLVNADASLLLSNRALLPMADRIGFGFDGEAATRLKDRAVVTGNPVRAEIEAIEPPAERFAQRSGPLKLLVVGGSLGAKVLNETLPQALALMPPERRPSVTHQTGPAMADGVRAAYAAAGIDNAEVLPFIDDMPRRLAACDLVVCRAGAVTVSELCVAGVPAILVPLIVSTTSHQQDNAKFMAQHGAALHLPQKELTAASLAALIDRQDRFALFTIADKARHLGRPRAAARVADEIEAMVEKKKK from the coding sequence ATGAGCCGTCACCTCGTCATCATGGCCGCCGGCACCGGCGGCCACATCATCCCCGGCCTGGCCGTCGCCACCGAGATGCAGCAGCGCGGCTGGAGCGTCAGCTGGCTGGGCACGCCCGCCGGCATGGAGCACCGGCTGGTGCCGCCCACCGGCATCCCGGTCGACGCCATCGGTTTCGCCGGGCTGCGCGGCAAGGGCGTCCGGCACACGCTGCAGGGTGCGCGCCAGCTGCTGAAGGCGTTCGGCGAGGCCCGGCGCATCCTGCAGCGGCGCGCGGCCGACGCGGTGCTCGGCATGGGCGGTTACGTCTGCGTGCCCGGCGGCGTCATGGCCCGGCTGGCGCGCAAGCCGCTGATGCTGGTCAACGCCGACGCCTCGCTGCTGCTGTCCAACCGGGCGCTGCTGCCGATGGCCGACCGCATCGGCTTCGGCTTCGACGGCGAAGCCGCCACCCGGCTGAAGGACCGCGCGGTCGTCACCGGCAACCCGGTGCGCGCCGAGATCGAGGCCATCGAGCCGCCGGCCGAGCGCTTCGCCCAGCGCAGCGGGCCGCTGAAGCTGCTGGTGGTGGGCGGCAGCCTGGGCGCCAAGGTGCTCAACGAGACGTTGCCGCAGGCGCTGGCGCTGATGCCGCCGGAGCGCCGTCCCAGCGTCACCCACCAGACTGGCCCGGCGATGGCGGATGGCGTGCGCGCCGCCTACGCGGCGGCCGGCATCGACAACGCCGAGGTGCTGCCCTTCATCGACGACATGCCGCGCCGCCTGGCGGCGTGCGACCTGGTGGTCTGCCGCGCCGGCGCGGTGACGGTGAGCGAGCTCTGTGTCGCCGGCGTGCCGGCCATCCTGGTGCCGCTGATCGTCAGCACCACCTCGCACCAGCAGGACAACGCGAAGTTCATGGCCCAGCACGGCGCGGCGCTGCACCTGCCGCAGAAGGAGCTGACCGCCGCCTCGCTGGCCGCGCTGATCGACCGCCAGGACCGTTTCGCCCTGTTCACCATCGCCGACAAGGCCCGCCACCTCGGCCGGCCGCGCGCCGCGGCGCGGGTGGCGGACGAGATCGAGGCGATGGTGGAGAAGAAGAAAAAATGA